Genomic window (Candidatus Fokinia cryptica):
TTTTAGCGGCAGACGGGTGAGTAATGCACGGGAATCTACCTCGTAGCGTGGGATAACAGAGGGAAACTTCTGCTAATACCGCATATAACCGAGAGGTGAAAGGCAGCAATGTTACTGCGAGATGAGCCCTTGTAAGATTAGCTAGTTGGTGAGGTAATGGCTCACCAAGGCTACGATCTTTAGTTGGTCTGAGAGGATGATCAGCCACACTGGAACTGAGACACGGTCCAGACTCCTACGGGAGGCAGCAGTGGGGAATATTGGACAATGGGCGAAAGCCTGATCCAGCAACGCCGCGTGAGTGATGAAGGCCTTAGGGTTGTAAAGCTCTTTTGGTAGGGATGATAATGACAGTACCTACAGAAAAAGCCCCGGCTAACTTCGTGCCAGCAGCCGCGGTAATACGAAGGGGGCTAGCGTTACTCGGAATTACTGGGCATAAAGCGTGTGCAGGCTGATCAGAAAGTCGAAAGTGAAATCCTTGAGCTTAACTCAAGAACTGCTTCCGATACTGCTGATCTTGAATAACAGAGGGGACAACGGAATTCCTAGTGTAGGGGTGAAATCCGTAGATATTAGGAGGAACACCGATGGCGAAAGCGGTTGTCTGGCTGATTATTGACGCTGTTACACGAAAGCGTGGGGAGCAAACAGGATTAGATACCCTGGTAGTCCACGCAGTAAACGATGAGTGCTGGGTGTCGGATTTATATTCGGTGCCGAAGCTAATGCGTTAAGCACTCCGCCTGGGGAGTACGGTCGCAAGACTAAAACTTAAAGGAATTGACGGGGACCCGCACAAGCGGTGGAACATGTGGTTTAATTCGATGCTACGCGAAAGACCTTACCAAGTCTTGATGGTGATCATAAGCTATCTGAGAAACTAGATAGTGCATTTAGTTGGATCATCACAGGTGTTGCATGGCTGTCGTCAGCTCGTGTCGTGAGATGTTGGGTTAAGTCCCGCAACGAGCGCAACCCTTATCCTTAGTTGCCAACAGTTCGGCTGGGAACTCTAGGGAGACTGCTGATGATAAATCAGAGGAAGGTGGGGATGATGTCAAGTCAGCATGGCCCTTATGACTTGGGCAACACACGTGTTACAATGGCGATTACAGAAGGCTGCAACAGGGCAACCTAGAGCTAATCCTTAAAAATCGCCTCAGTTCGGATTGTATCCTGCAACTCGGATACATGAAGTTGGAATCGCTAGTAATCGCGGATCAGCATGCCGCGGTGAATACGTTCTCGGGTCTTGTACACACTGCCCGTCACGCCATGGGAGTCGATTTTGCCTTAAGTATGTGAGCTAACCGCAAGGAAGCAGCATACCAAGGTAGGGTTGGTGACTGAGGTAAAGTCGTAACAAGGTAGCCGTAGGAGAACCTGCGGCTGGATTACTTTACAGTATAAAAAGTTATATAAAATTCGTATATCTTTGCTCAAAGACTTATCGTCTCTCTTTTCTTTGCTTCCTGCTGTTTTTTCAGTTACTTTTTGCATTTTCTGAAATTTCTTATTTGTGTGCTACTTTAGAATTTTATTTCTATCTTTGTTTGCACAATCAGTTTTCCGAATTATGACTCTGCTTTTTTGTAGTTTACAGTTTATTTATGTACCATTATTGATAAATGTATTTTTATCATTGGTCAAACATTGTGATTCATAGTATTTTTTATTTCAATAGAGCGAATTATCCCTATGTTAGGTATATATTTTGTACTTAATATGATTATTATTTTATTGCCAATTAATACTTTAAAATTTTAAAAGCAAAACGAGTTTTTAGTTATTTATGTTATTAAGAGGTGCATGTGTATAGTTGTTCGTATTTCGATATAGTTTATCAATTCTTAAATGATAAATCTGTTAATTTTGAAAAATTTATAATTCATGCTGTATATATAGGAGTATGATGTTTTTTTACTTATGATAGTAATTGCTCTAATGAAAGTGCAATTTCTACCATCTTTTTTTCATGCATATGAGCTGTGATAATTTGCAAGCCTATAGGCAATCCAGAGTCCTTACAAGGGTAAGTTGGAAGGCTCATACAAGGTAGTCCGGCTAAACTAGGAGGGATAGTAAGCACATCATTCATATACATTTCAAATGGCGAAATCTCAGCATCTATAGAGAAAGCTACATTAGTGGTAGTAGGAGATACTATAGCGTCAACAGCATGGAAAATTTCATTAAACTGTTCGAATAGCATTCTTCTTATTTTTTGTGCTTTCAGGTAATATGCATCATATTCCTTACTAGACAGAACAAACGCTCCCATTAATAATCTTCTCTTTACTTCTTCTCCCAGATATTTTCCTCTATGAGCACTAATACTTTCATGAAAATCTTCTGTAGCTTGGAGAGGGATACCATATCTTATTCCATCATATCTTGCTAAATTAGATGAAGCTTCTGCCGGTGCTATAATGTAATATACTGGCAATGCATACTCCATTAATGGCAAAGATACTTCTTTTAATTCTACTCCACTAGATTCGAGCTTTTTCATTGTTTCTTTATAACTGAAAGAAACACTTTCGCTCATTTTAAAGCCTATTTTTTCCAAATTGAAAAAGCCAATTTTTACGCCTTTCATATCGATAGCATTTAATGTCCCTAAGTTGCTATTATTATTTTGAATAGAAGTATGATCTCGTTCGTCATATCCCATTATTATATCTAACATTAGTGCCGCACATCTTGTAGAAGCACCAAAGACTGCTGGTTGATCTAGAGAACTTGCAAATGATATCATGCCATATCTTGAGCATGTACCATACGTAGGTTTTATTCCTACGATTCCGCATAATGATGCTGGTTGTCTCACTGAACCTCCAGTATCACTTCCAAGAGAAATAGGTACAACGCCACTACTTACGGCTACAGCAGAGCCTCCAGAAGAACCACCAGCGGTAAGCTTTTGAGATGGTTTCCTCTGATCGACCAATGGATTAATGGTAGCTCCATATATTGAATAAGTTGTAGATGAACCCATTGCGAATTCATCCATATTAGTTTTACCTAATGGAATACATCCAGCATCTAGGAGTTTCTGAGTAACGGTAGATTCATAAGGCGGAATGAAATCTTTTAAAATTGCTGAACAAGCAGTTGTTTTGATGTCTTTTGTACAGTAAAGATCTTTTATTGCTATAGGGATACCATCAAGTGGCATACTCTTGCCTTCTCTTATACGTTTTTCAGCTTTCTCAGCTAAAGATATTGCAATTGAAGAAGTGATTTCGCAAAAAAAATTATATTTGCGATTTAAAAGTTCCAAATCCTGCAAACGTTCTGTCACAAACGTGATAGGAGATACTTCTCCGGTTTTAAACTTGAGCAAAAGCTCGCTAACAGATAAATACTTTGTCACAGCTATACCTTAATTTGCACAAGTATGAACTATTTGAACAGTATGAGAAGAGCTAACAGTAATGCAAATAAACCTAATGCCTCAACCATTGCTCCACCTATAAAAGCGGCTTTCAACATATTGTCATAAGCTGATGGATTGCGAGCAGTACCATTAATCAGAGCTGCAAAAATCAACCCTAATCCGACAGCAGCACCGAATAAACCAAAGCAAGCTAATCCAATACCAACAGGTTCCATATAAACTCTTGTAAACGTGTAAAAATTCCAATGTCAGTGTAATAAATCTAAATGTCTTCTTCAATTCGTTTTTTTACAAAAATGTAGAAAGCGCCATTCCCTCCATCTCTTTGTAAAGCAACGACACATTGTGTAACGTATTGTTTTACTTCAGGAAAAGTAATCCAGTAGTTGAACAATTCTCTTAAAATCCCATGTCTATGGGATTTTACAAAATTCGATGTCATGTTACTGGAAAGCGCTTTACCGCCAGTAATTAATAGTAATAACCTTTCTCCATTTAGATACATTTCCTTGAGAAGCAAAGAAAATGCTTCATATGCTTTATCTCTATCCATACCATGTAAATCCAACACTTTATCAAATGCAGTACTATGACCTAACATCTTCAACAATTTTTTGCTATGGAAATATTGAATTTCCAGAGCTTGATCATGTAATTCTTTCTTCTCCTTTTTTTTTGTTATATGGAGACCTCCATCGCAAAATTTCTGCCATACGCGCTCACATTCATCACGAATTTTCATAAAATTTTATTTAGCAATACTCTGCTACTCGTAATATTACGAACACATTCCTTTTTCAGCGAAGAAAATTTTTAATTTCACAAGAGCTTCTTTTTCTATTTGTCTAACTCTCTCTGCAGAAATATTATGTTTTGTAGCAATATCATTCAATGTTAAAGCTGGCTCTACTAAAAATCTATCTTCTACGATACTTGCTTCTCTTGAAGAAAGATGTGAGATACCGGCTTTCAACATTTGAAGTTTTGTACTTGATTCCTCTTCTCGAGCAACTAAAGTGCCAATATCACACGCTATGCTATCATTCCAAATTTCTTCATTTGTACCGTCTTCAGAATTAGATGATGGAGCATTCAAACTCACAACATGTCTGATATTCACAAATTCACTATCGGTAATTTCAGCTTCATTAAGTTTTTCTTTTATTTTCGCATTTTTATAAAAAAGCCTTTTTTTCAAAGACGAAGTGCTAACCTTTAGGAGAGACCATGAACGTAATATAAATTCCTGTATTGAGGCTTTTATCCACCATATTGCATAAGTAGCTAGCTTACAATTCATATCCATTTTGAACTTCTTTACAGCGTGCATTAATCCTAACGCACCTTCTGATACTAAATCTACAAGAGCAGCACCGTAAGACCTATATTGCATAGCGATCTTCAATACTATTTTCATATGAGCCATTACTAATTTTTGAGCAGCTTTCACATCTCCATTAACACACCAATCATGAATGAGAGAGCTCTCTTCTTCAGCAGTAAGCAGTGGGATACTTCTTATTTTCGAGATATAAGAAGCTAAATTTGCCTCCTCTGAATTCAACTGAATTACACCATCTTTTAGAATTTTCATATCATATAAACAATGTTTTTCATGAACTACGTGTAGTATACCACAATAAAATAATTTATTGACAATAAATTATTTTATTATTTTTTGTACATATGCATCTCTAGTGCGATTTTCCGATGAAAAAATATTTGAAATATTTTTATTATTTTACGTATTATCTACGACATGAGAATTGTGTGAATCTCTGATAATTAACCCGTTTGACATTTCTATTATTCTTGTAGCGTATTGTACGTACGAATCTCTATGCGTTATAAATATAATAGTTTTTTCTTTTGCATTCGTATGAATTGCATTTAATACTTTTCCTTCGGTAATCTTGTCCATTTGAGAAGTTGCCTCATCAAAAATAATTAGGTCCGTATCCTTTCGAAGTAATGCTCTTGTGAGAAGTACCATTTGCTTTTGTCCTCCAGAAAGTTTTATGCCTTTTTCTCCAACAATAGAATCATATTTTTTTTCTAATTTTTCTATATATTCTGCTATTCCTACCATATGAGCTATCTTTAGCACTTCTTCGGTGACAGCATCGCAGCTTCCGTATGTCATATTTTCCATAATCGTTCTGTGAAATAAGGTACTATTTTGTGTAACTATTGCTGAATGCTGTAGTAATTTATCATGATATTTGCTTGCAACATAACCGCTATCTGGTTTAATAATACCTAACATTATGTTCGCAAGAGTTGTTTTGCCGCTACCTGTGGTACCAATTATAGCTATTTTTTCTCCAATTTTGATTGAGAGCTCATCTAATTTCGTTATGAAGTGTTCTCTTTGAAATACGATCTTGTGGAGGGATATTATATTTTTTTCTGAGTTTGATATGTATGTATTATGGTGTTTTTTACTACTTTTTTCTGCATCACACACTTTTCCAGAAAGCAGCTCTGATACATCGCGTATATTACATATTTTACTTATGTCATTTACTGCTTGTGATATTCTACCAAGAAGTCGAGACATTCTTATAAATTCTGCCATAAATTTCCAAAGATATCCGAAACATTTACCTATGAGGGAGAAGAATAGAGCAAAATCTCCGATTGTTATCGCGTGTTTACAGTACTGAACAAATAAAAAATAGAGTCCACCACAAAACACAGCAACATACCATCCAGAAAAGAATATCATCAATGGAACGATAGTAATCTGGAATTTTATTTCTTTCTGTATTGCGATGCCGGTCGCATCAGAGATGTTTTTCTTTTCGTTTTTCTGTGAAGAATTCGTCACTACGCACCATATATTAGTGAGTATATCAACTATTATACCGTGTACATTGGAATTAGCATGCCACGCATTATTCGCAGCTTTTACAGATATTTTTAGATACGCTATGTTAAAAATGATAAACAAACAACTTAGAGAAAAAGAGAGGATACCAAGTAAAAGAGATAGCTTAGACAGCATGAAAGATGCTATGAAAAAGAATATGCATGGAGTTATTAATCTCTCTGCTGTAGTGAAAAATTCGCTGATGCCGAGTGCTAAATCTCCGACTTTCATAGATATAGCTCCACTAAATACGTTGCTATAGGATGGTAATAAAACATCCAATAGTTTGCTCATAACTCTTTCATAACTCATTTTCCTTATGCTAGGTATAAATTTTACATTCATTAAATAGTGATTTAAAATGTAGTTTATACATATTGCAGCGCATATAAAAATCCATGATGAAATGTAGAATGAAGATGATTTCTGAGATCCAAAATTACTAGACGATACGTAATCCATAATTTCCTTTAGTATTTGAGCTTGATAAGACGATAGACATACCCACGTCATACTAGTAAAAAGTATGAGAAAAACTATTTTCCATCTTTCTCTTATCAATGGTATCACTAGCCTTATTAAGGAGATGTTAAGCATTTTTGTGATACGAGCTGCTAGAATTAGCACGCATCATACACATGCTATATAGAAAAGAAAATACCATCGGCTAATGGTATTGATATTGAATAATACGTAAGCTATTTTGCTTAGAGTTAATAAGTAAGCATAAGAAAAATGTTACGACGAGTATCAGGATTGCTTCGGAAGAAAAAAAAAGTATCACGTACGGTCTCTATCGAAAATGTATCGTATAATATTCCAAGTTTCGATAGGAGATTGCTGGGGTGGCTTGTGGATGTGATGTTATTAGCTTTTTTATCAGCTCCATTGACTGAGTTTTTATATGATAAGCTTTCCATAACATCAGAATTAGCAAAATTTTCAGATCTTTCTGGCATTACATCTCTAGATTCATTTTTGAATAGTGTGAGTCGAGAATTTTTACTGAAATACGCAACTATTCAAGTTATTATGATTCTTATATCTGCTCTGTATTTCATTATTTGTCTCGCTTATTATGGTAGAACTTTAGGTAAATTTGTAACTGGATGTACAGTTTTGGAGATGGGTAATGGTAAAAGAATTTCTGTACGTACCGCTGTTTTAAGAACTGTCCTGTATGCTGTTTCTGTATTACCATTTTGTATAGGATTAATATTATTTATACCATTTTCCAAGCATGGGAGGGCATTGCACGATCGTTTGGCCGATACTATAGTGGTATTGAAAGGAAAGTAGACATATCAATTTACTTGAGATGTGCCATGTTCTATCATTCTTAATATTAGTATATGCTAGTAATATTAGGTATGTTTTTACGCTATGCTCTTATACTGCTAAGTCCGCTAGCATTTTTTGGCTATCAGTTTATATTACGGTTATGGCCTGGCCTTCTACTAAATCACTTTCTCCTACAATTTAATATTCCCATCGAGAAGTTTGGCATTTTAAACGGCTCATATTATTGCGGATATTCTTTGATGCAGATTCCGATTGCAGTATTACTTACTAGATATCATGTGCGTTATATTCTTGCTTTTAGTGTAAAAATAGCCGGTATATGTTTTGTTCTTTTCACCAATACCGAATCGTTTTCAGTAGCAATAATTGCGAGATTTATTACAGGAGCTGCATCAGCTTCAGCATTTTTATGCGTATCTAAAGTCGCCATGGAATATTTTCTTCCAGCAAATTACGGAAAAATCATAGGTTGGTCATTTTCTATAGGCTTATTAGGCGCATTGTATGGTGGTAAGCCTACCGTTACTCTACTAGAGCAATATGGAATAGGAAGAGTTTCATCTGTGTTAGCGATAACGTCATTCATAATATCGATTATTGCACTCTCTACATTAAGAAAATATAAAAATTATAATCTTAATAGCGAGAAAAGTGATATAAGGAAAGATTTGAAAGAAATAATCTCACCGAAAATTATTATTCTTAGCATTACGAATTTTTTGATGGTTGGTGCTCTTGAAGGATTTGCAGATGTATGGGGAGTTAGTTATTTGATAAGCGCATTTGATATTGAAAAGGATGATGCTGCTTCATTAGTGTCGTTCATATTTATAGGAATGATATTTGGAGGGCCAATCTTAGCGACTCTTGGAAAGAAATGCGGTAATATTAATACTGTTTTATGTTGTGCTATAGCCCTATCTATCACATTTATATGTCTTATTTTTTGTAGTCACTTAAATCCAACGTCACTTAAGATACTGTTCCTAATAACTGGGATAGCGTGCTGTTATCAAGTGCTTATATTTGCAATAGGGTGTACTATTACTCGAGAAAGTTCTCATAATATTGCCGTAGCATTTCTCAATACTACCAATATGTTAGGAGGATTCTATTTTCATACTGCAATAGGTTATATTATAAAGTTCTTTAATCCTGCAAATGCTTACTATACCACATATTCGTATAAGTGTGGAATTGCAATAATACCAATATGTGCAACGATAAGTATTTTTATATTATTGTCGTTGAGGCTTAAATCAACTTTCAAAGAAATTTGCACTTCCAAGATATAAGTGTCGATAACTCTTTATATTTTTTGGAAGTGTTCTATAAATAAATAAATGCGAACGTGGCGGAATGGTATACGCGCTAGACTTAGGATCTAGTGTCTTCAGACATAAGGGTTCAAGTCCCTTCGTTCGCACCATTTACGAGATTTTACAAAATCTGCATGTAGGAATAATAAAAAACTATTCCATAAATTAGAGTTATTCTTTACTCTAGTAGTAGGATTTGGTGTAAAAAACGCTTCTATGAAGCGCTACTGTTCTGCACAACACTTCTTCAGTGGCGTGATGTACATGTTAGTAATGTGTATGGTTATAATACATCCTGTTCTTGGTGCTACTAATAAATATAGTAAGGTAAAGTACACACGACCGTTTAGTGGATTATTCTTAACAGCCGGAGCTAGTCTTTCAATAATTCCTCAATTAACTTTGAGTTCTCCGGTTATAGTGCAGACAGACTCTACTAAGCGCAAAGTGACAGATGTAAAAAATATAACAAACAGCTCCACGTCTTTCTTTTCACCCATTATAGGGATTGGTTATGTATTTCCTCATGAAATAAGTTTGATGAGTACGTTTAGTATGAATACATTAAGTGTCCCTCATGATAAATTAGTGATATCAGAACAGTTTCATATTGAACAAAGTGCTCTAGAAATAAGTCTTATAAAGTACTTCAATTTGACAAACCTAATAAAGCCGTTCATAGGTGTATCAGTTGGTGGAGCAACGATACAGTACAGCTTACGCGGTCTTAAGCAAATTGATGAAGATGGAAACATTTTAAATAAGCGTGCTGTTCCTTTGGCAAATTCACAAGTACGCCAACTTGTGGACTTTAATCAATTTGCTTTTTATGTTCAAGATACAAAAAGTGGGCAATCAAAATCTTCAAATAAAGTATGTGTTGTAGAATCTATAGGTAATACATGCAAATCAGTACAGTATTTAAATGGTAAAAATATTCTAGATTTCGGATATACTAAGAACGATACTCCAGTCAAAATTTTACTAGGAGATGCGACCGGTGATGGGAATGTAGAAACTGAAAAAAACAATTCTGCCTTCCTAGGTGTGCAAGGAGGACTTGCTTTTAGACACTGCAATATGCAGCTTGAGATTTTTGGTACTGTCAGATTTCAAGACACAAGATTGAAATTGCAAAATAATCTCTTTGGCTCTTACGATATACAAAATAAGTTAGTAAATACTTACACTCATGAAAATATCACTAAGATACTTGATGATAGAGGGAGGTATTATGTAATACCAGTTCAGGAAGATGGAGAATGCAGTACTTTTACTGAAAATCAAGCATGCAACAGCCTTAATAACGATCTTTCAGATATGCCTACTGCATTCTTACAAGGTGGACAGCTAATGAAATTGGAACTTGGGGCAATAAGATATTTTTTTACGGAAGAGTATAAAGCCGCAATAGAAAGTATAAAAACAGATAGTAAAACTATGATAATTGATGGAGATATTGTACAAAATATAAATTATAGCGTTGGAACGAGGCTTTCTGTATCATTTTAATACTGCTGTATTACAAGAAAGGATTATAACTGCTTTTTAGTAAATATTTCTCACCGATCTAATGAGTATCATTATTTCATCAATCATTTTATTGCTGTGCATTTTACTTGTAACGGCTTATCTTACTTTAATTGAGAGGAAGTTGATAGGATTTATGCAGCTTAGAGTAGGCCCAAGTATGGTAGGGGTGTTTGGGATATTACAACCAATGGCTGATGCAATTAAACTGCTGTTTAAAGAGCCAATAATACCACATAAAGCAGATAAAATATTATTTCTAGTGGCTCCGCTGATTACTATGACTATCGCACTATTTGCATGGGTAGCTATACCTATAGGAGGGAACTTCTACATTAGTGATCTAAATTTGGGTATTTTGTTTGTTCTATCTGTTTCCTCTCTTTCGGTATATAGTATCATATTAGCTGGACTTGCAAGCAATTCTAAGTATCCATTCTTAGCAGCCATAAGAGCAACTGCTCAAATGCTTTCGTACGAGTTAACGATGGGATTATGTATTCTTTCTGTCGTTACAATCGCAGGTAGTGGTAATCTCACAGATATAGTGTACATGCAAGTAGATATGCATTGGATTTTAAGATGTTTGATGTTACCTATAGGTTTACTATTCTTTATATGTACTCTTGCAGAGACAAATAGACATCCTTTTGATTTAGCAGAGGCAGAAAGCGAACTTGTGGCGGGATATCATTCGGAGTACTCTTCTATGCAGTTCGCGATGTTTTTTCTAGGAGAATATGCTAATATGGCATTGATGAGTAGCTTAACTACGCTTTTATTTTTAGGAGGATGGTCAGTACCATTTGGTATACAATCTCTCGAGTGCATTCCATCAGTGATATGGTTCTTAGTAAAGACCTTAGGATGTTTAATGTTATTTATAATAGTGAGAGGAGTTCTGCCAAGGTATCGATACGACCAACTTCTTAAAATAGGATGGGGGCGTTTACTACCAACATCATTCATTTTATTTATGTTAGTTACCGTTACAAAATACTACTTAACACACTAAGAAAGTTGCTATGATAGGAGGAATAAAATCTCAAATAAGGGAAATTATAACATGTTTTCTACATAACTCTGGCTATCAAAATACTGCTGTACGTGTAAGAAAAAATGCGTTTTTGCAGAATTCTTACCAAACAGATATTCTATTTGAATTAGCAAAAAACACTTCTAAAACTCCACATGATTTGTTTCTAGAGCTTTTTTCTGGTGACGAAATGAGTGACTGTTTTGTTTTTTCTTTTTCTGGCAACGGTTTTTTAAATATTACTTTGAAAAATGAATTTATATCTCAAAGTTTATTTGAATTTCGAATAGATACACTACCGCGGAAGAATGTTGATGTTGTAGTAGATTATGCAAGTCCGAATGTCGCAAAAGAGATGCATGTGGGGCATTTACGTTCTGCTGCAATAGGATGTGCTATTTCAAGAATTTTAGAGTTTGCTGGATATAATATTATAAGGCAACACCATCTCGGAGATTGGGGTACGCAGTTTGGATTTATAATTCAGTTTATTATCGAGAAAGAAATAGAGACTGCTAATCTCAGTATGAATGAGATGAATGTCATATATCAGAAAGCAAAAGAGCTATTTGACGAAGATATAGAATTTGAGAAAAGGGCTCGTATCAGGCTTGATAAGCTACAAAATAGTGATGTAGAGAGCCTTAAAATCTGGGATTTATTAGTGAAAAAGACTACAAAATATCTATCTGATACTTTTGATAGGTTAGAGGTGGATTTTGATACTAAAAACATCAAAGGTGAGAGTTCATATCGGAAGGAGCTACAAGGAATTGTAGATGACTTGAGAAATAAAAAGATCTGCGAAAAGGATAATGGAGCTGAGATAGTAAAGATAGATGATAAAGTAGAAATCTTAAAAAAATCTGATGGCACTTATTTATACATAACAACAGATTTAGCCGCTTTAAAGTACAGAGTCCAAGAAAAGAATGCTAAATGGCTTATATATATTACCGATAATAGACAAATCGATCATTTTAAACATGTCTTTCATATAGCTCGACTAGCAAATTGGGATGAAGGAGTGAAGCTATCTCATATAGCTTTTGGAAATGTGTTGGGAAATAACAAAAAGCCTCTCAAAACTCGAGAAGGTAACAATACTCCACTTTCAGAGTTAATAGAAGCAGCTTGTATTGAAGCTTTTTCAATGATGAAAGGACGTGTAATTTCTGATAGCGTGAAAATTTCTCACACCATAGGTGTAGGAGCTATAAAATACTTCGATTTAAAAAATGATTATATAAAGGATTATGTATTTCATATGCCTCATGTTTTATCACTGCATGGGTGTACATCAGTTTATATACAAAATGCTTATATCAGAATACTTTCAATTTTAGAAAAATTTCAGGAATCTCCAGACTCAAAAAACATAGATTTTCAGCATTTAAATTTAGCAGATTACGCTCAATTTCAAGAAGAAGCTGAAATTTCAGTCGCTTTGAAGGCATTAGAGTTTTGGGATACCTTTGAATTAGTTTTAGAAACATTGAAACCTCATCACTTATCTAGCTATCTTTATGAGCTTGCATCTGCATTTCACCTTTTATATGAGAAATGTCAAATTCTGAAAGCATCTCCTAAGGAAAGAAATGCAAGGTTATATTTAGCATATACTGTACAAAATATCATCTATCGATCTTTAGACCTTTTAGGTATTAATGTTGTGCGTGAAATGTAAAAAAGACTTTTTATATCTCTCCATTTGGTAAAAATCCTCCAACTTGTGCATCCCAAAGCTTCTTATATGTGCCTCCTTTCTTCAATAAATTTGCGTGAGTATCATCTTCAATTATGTTACCATTTTCGAATACTACTATTCTATCTACAGTAAGCAGTGTAGATAATCTATGAGCTATAATAATAGAAGTTTTATTTTTCATTAATTCAGCAATACTCTTCTGTATGGCGCTTTCTATTACAGAATCTAAATGAGATGTAGCTTCATCCAGTATAAGAATTGGTGCATTTTTTAGAATTGCTCTTGCAATTGCTATGCGTTGTTTTTGTCCTCCAGAAAGAATTGAACCTCTCTCTCCCACAAGAGAATCATATCCTTTCGGAAGCTTCGTAATAAAATCGTGGATATGTGCTTTCTTTGCTGCTTCTATTACTTCTTGATCAGTTGCGCTAATTTTTCCATATCTAATATTTTCCATAATAGAGCGACTAAACAAAGAAACATCTTGAGGTATTACGGATATAGCATTTCTTAATGAGTCTTGTCGTACTTGACAGATATCTTGTTTGTCGATGTATATACTGCCGTCGACAATATCATATAACCTCA
Coding sequences:
- a CDS encoding sigma-70 family RNA polymerase sigma factor, producing the protein MKILKDGVIQLNSEEANLASYISKIRSIPLLTAEEESSLIHDWCVNGDVKAAQKLVMAHMKIVLKIAMQYRSYGAALVDLVSEGALGLMHAVKKFKMDMNCKLATYAIWWIKASIQEFILRSWSLLKVSTSSLKKRLFYKNAKIKEKLNEAEITDSEFVNIRHVVSLNAPSSNSEDGTNEEIWNDSIACDIGTLVAREEESSTKLQMLKAGISHLSSREASIVEDRFLVEPALTLNDIATKHNISAERVRQIEKEALVKLKIFFAEKGMCS
- a CDS encoding F0F1 ATP synthase subunit C, whose amino-acid sequence is MEPVGIGLACFGLFGAAVGLGLIFAALINGTARNPSAYDNMLKAAFIGGAMVEALGLFALLLALLILFK
- a CDS encoding RDD family protein, which encodes MLRRVSGLLRKKKKVSRTVSIENVSYNIPSFDRRLLGWLVDVMLLAFLSAPLTEFLYDKLSITSELAKFSDLSGITSLDSFLNSVSREFLLKYATIQVIMILISALYFIICLAYYGRTLGKFVTGCTVLEMGNGKRISVRTAVLRTVLYAVSVLPFCIGLILFIPFSKHGRALHDRLADTIVVLKGK
- a CDS encoding ABC transporter ATP-binding protein gives rise to the protein MLILAARITKMLNISLIRLVIPLIRERWKIVFLILFTSMTWVCLSSYQAQILKEIMDYVSSSNFGSQKSSSFYISSWIFICAAICINYILNHYLMNVKFIPSIRKMSYERVMSKLLDVLLPSYSNVFSGAISMKVGDLALGISEFFTTAERLITPCIFFFIASFMLSKLSLLLGILSFSLSCLFIIFNIAYLKISVKAANNAWHANSNVHGIIVDILTNIWCVVTNSSQKNEKKNISDATGIAIQKEIKFQITIVPLMIFFSGWYVAVFCGGLYFLFVQYCKHAITIGDFALFFSLIGKCFGYLWKFMAEFIRMSRLLGRISQAVNDISKICNIRDVSELLSGKVCDAEKSSKKHHNTYISNSEKNIISLHKIVFQREHFITKLDELSIKIGEKIAIIGTTGSGKTTLANIMLGIIKPDSGYVASKYHDKLLQHSAIVTQNSTLFHRTIMENMTYGSCDAVTEEVLKIAHMVGIAEYIEKLEKKYDSIVGEKGIKLSGGQKQMVLLTRALLRKDTDLIIFDEATSQMDKITEGKVLNAIHTNAKEKTIIFITHRDSYVQYATRIIEMSNGLIIRDSHNSHVVDNT
- the gatA gene encoding Asp-tRNA(Asn)/Glu-tRNA(Gln) amidotransferase subunit GatA, translating into MTKYLSVSELLLKFKTGEVSPITFVTERLQDLELLNRKYNFFCEITSSIAISLAEKAEKRIREGKSMPLDGIPIAIKDLYCTKDIKTTACSAILKDFIPPYESTVTQKLLDAGCIPLGKTNMDEFAMGSSTTYSIYGATINPLVDQRKPSQKLTAGGSSGGSAVAVSSGVVPISLGSDTGGSVRQPASLCGIVGIKPTYGTCSRYGMISFASSLDQPAVFGASTRCAALMLDIIMGYDERDHTSIQNNNSNLGTLNAIDMKGVKIGFFNLEKIGFKMSESVSFSYKETMKKLESSGVELKEVSLPLMEYALPVYYIIAPAEASSNLARYDGIRYGIPLQATEDFHESISAHRGKYLGEEVKRRLLMGAFVLSSKEYDAYYLKAQKIRRMLFEQFNEIFHAVDAIVSPTTTNVAFSIDAEISPFEMYMNDVLTIPPSLAGLPCMSLPTYPCKDSGLPIGLQIITAHMHEKKMVEIALSLEQLLS
- a CDS encoding Smr/MutS family protein; translation: MKIRDECERVWQKFCDGGLHITKKKEKKELHDQALEIQYFHSKKLLKMLGHSTAFDKVLDLHGMDRDKAYEAFSLLLKEMYLNGERLLLLITGGKALSSNMTSNFVKSHRHGILRELFNYWITFPEVKQYVTQCVVALQRDGGNGAFYIFVKKRIEEDI